The DNA sequence TCAGTTGACTGGGACCACCAGCCTTTCAATGAGCCTTCAGCATCCAATAATCGTCCTGAATACGTGAACAATTGATTAACTTTTCGTAAATGGTATACagttacatattttatttaaaataaacgtGTTCTACGATCGTTAAAATTACCTTGGCTGTCGAACGCGTGTGTAAGTTCGTGTGCCATTAATGAACCGATACGAGCGTAGTCGAGAAAACTGATGaattaatgtaaaataaaattacgttCACATAAGTGGGTTTATATTGAACTATAATCAATTGATTGCGTTCTTAAGATACCTTCCACTACTCCCAGAGAAGAATGGCTCTGCCATTGTGCTGATGGGAAACACTGTTTCAACAGAGAATAGACACAAGTAAAGGACAAAGTGGGATCACGAAGAAACGTAATTGTTGAATTGCAACATGCAGTACGTACGTATTCTATTATTTATTCCATTGTAATAAGCGTTGACAATTAGTGGTGATTGCGTCCATCTGCAATGATCGATTAATTAGGCTTAAATACTGCGATTATTAcgtttttcttacaattagacttATTTGTAATGTGATTTTATTGATCCTATTATACACACGAATTTCTGTTTCGGTAGATTCGTAATTCCGcgaaatttttccattgaCTGAAACTTCGAAGTCTATTCATATTTCCAAAATGGTCGtacttataaattttcagctgaaagaaattttcattattattttatttttttttttaagtcatGGAATCGTTATTCACGATAGACTTCGAACTTCTTGATGCTAGATCATATACCTTTCTGTAATACTGATCCACTTGTGATCcagtttttaaataatccGGGCTTCCAGTGAGTATCAATATGTTCTTCAATTTGTAGATTGCATAATTTTTGGTAAAGTCGTCCATCCATTCTGCCTCATCTATCAATTCTTTCAAAGCGTCTCTTAACTTTTCAATCATCTCCTGTGCCCGTTTGATTCTTTCTTCGCTAACATATGTTTCCCGGTATTTTTGTGCGACGGCGAAGCTCAGtccgatttttggaaaatctaAAACCTTCAGCATTCAACAGTTGACtagttgtttgaaatttaaataaatataaattctttaaaattagGTAGGCACTCTTGAGTATCTCATAAATTCaaacaaactaaaaatttaCTAAGAAATGAGATGCAGAATCGATGGTGGAATACAGCTAAAATACAACGTTGATTTGTCACGAAATTAGACCTTGTGGAGACAGTACTTCCATGTTGGATAACCTGGAGGCGCGTAGTCGCGATGGATATAGAAATCCattgaaatattgtacaatTCTGATGATAATTCAGGTGCCAAAAAAGTGACCAATCGGCTATAGACGAAGTcatctgaaaattattcgtaaTTCCTGTTACTTCAATACCAAAATGTAACCAGGATTATTCTTTTATTGCTATTCTATTTTACTAATAACTTTGTGGAAGAGATCGGCGGTGAGACCTCGGCGctgcttgaatatttttatttcgttgaaCTTACTCAACAGCTCTTTTTCCGTTTCGTGCGCGTATATTAACAAGTTACGTAACAGACTTCGATTCGTGATAAAAATCTGCGTGTCATTGTTCACTCTGACCCTAGACTTTTTGAAGGCGATCTGTAGATACGTTCTCCAATTAATCTGTGGGATTGGGAAAAAAAcaataggaataaaaaatgtttgacaGTTTCGACAACTTACCAAAGTTGGATTATCATTGTACTCGATCACGaagatggaagaaaaataaacgaaaataaacaaatacagATTCTCATCAGCTCACCGTGTCGGTAAATTGATCCAGTACTTCGTCTGTCCATGCTTGTAACTTTGCTAACGTTGTGCTTCCTACGTTAGGAATATTAGTCTTCGCAGTCTCTCTACCGTAATTCAATTCCTAAGAAAAAACCCcagagatatttttattattcaatgccTCTGATGACTTCAAGCGAAAAGGATCTGATCAATCAGAAAGAGGTATTTTGAATACGGTACTTTTGAGTCTGCCAAGACGGTCATGAATTCGTTGATTCTTCTCGCTTTCACGCTGATTTCATAATCGCTGATGTCACTTTGAGTAAAATCCCGCAAAATGATCATAATTTTTGTTAAGTATTCGATAAAAGTAGAGTCGGTTCTACTGGAAAAATCATTATCCAAAATCCGTACCGGTTGTCGTAGCAAAGAAGTAGGTAATGTCAAATCATCGTGCTCGATCTAGAAGGGTGATATTTTATCACTTTTGTGCCGTCCAGAAGCGAACTTCCGTTATTCAgaagtatttttattacacgctGCGGAATGCTTATTGTTTTGCAAAATGCacttgaaacttgaaatttgatttggaAAAGGCGACGCAGAATTGTGcttttatacatacgtatatcgaAGTTCTTGTTGCATTCCATACATCAGTTCTAATtgttagtttaaaaaaaaattgcacgccATAATTAGCAACGAATTTAGCCATTCTTCGCCAGTCGGCCGAAGTTATTTTACACATCGTACTCTCCTTAttatttttcggccaaatttcTTCCAAGAGCTTTAATATTGGTGAAATTCCTCTCCTGTCACGAATTTTTGTATCTATACAAGCTGTGTACATGTCCTGGGCTTTTGCAAAAGACTTCGAATCTCCcacagatttttctttctccaatAATTCTGTGGATAAATAtggatgaaatattgaatttcgaaaaaaattatatatttgaaaagcCGTAAACAAATTAAATTACTTTTAGTACCTGCAATTTTAATTTGtcatttcaacaaaaatttaccTTTTAATCGTTCATCGACTTCTTTTTGCAATCTGATGAACCCGTCCCAAATACTATACCCCTCGGGGACGGGatgaacattttgaaaatttccacaaGCAAAAGTGTAAAAATCATCGCAGGGATTCGTAGAATAATCCACGTATGGAAAAAGATTGTCCATCCGTATCAGAAAGggcaattgaataaaaatggtcGCGGCAATCAACCTTGAAACGCGTAAAAAAGATGAGATGATTAGAGTTTGTGTATAGACGGTGTTGATAACGTTGGAATAATCACAGCAATGACATATCTGATGATGTTACTTAGgaagaaatataaaatcgaATCACGAGCTATAAGTACCTCATGGTGTGCAAATTCGCGGCTGACAATGAATGTGTCTTATTCGTATTCCTGCACTGCTTTACTGAAGAGcactaaaacattttttccaagGAATCCCTTCCACAAACTCGGAATGCGTGACTGAGCATCGTCAATGTTATGAAAATACGCAGACTGTATTTAAATGTGCATTTTCTTATCGCGCCCAAGTATAACTAGATTTACGAATGAATAATATAGCTCGAAACTGAATTTTATGTCACATTCACACGACTCTGTAGAAGTGGTGGTCCATATCTAATCGTAAATTGTCATGTTTAAAGGACGGAAGCGACAGAGTGATACGCGTCTACTCCCGCCAATTCATCTCGTGCTGGTTCAATTGAAATGTAATTATGCTCGTTAATACTCCAATGGCTATAAAAGCAACGTGTAAAAATTCTATAGCGATTACAACTGCCcattataattacaaaataatttccaattgAATACACACTTTTGGTATcacaaaaatttggaaatttttgttctctgCATGCTACGACTTAGGTGGGAATGAAACGGTAGATGTATGTAGttcgaaatattattaaattcattttattatataatctCATATGAATACAAGAAGTGCATAAGAGTGAAGCATTTAATGTAGCTTTAGTTGGAATAAGAGAATCGAGCCCAAGACGTAGATCCTCAGTAATATGTCGAACATGAACGTATCGATATCGATTAATAATGAATTATGTAAAGCGTCATTCTCGGGAAAAGCCAATGCAATGGTACGGTAAAATCTGTAATtagcagaaaaagaaacaaacagtGTCTTTTTTCTCCAGATTCAAACGAACGAATAAAAAGTTACTTTACGAGCATTGTGACACATTGCACTTACAATGCTGATGAACATGTCGCGCAATCATGTCAAGACTAACAGTTTACTGCATGGTATTAATGATATCATCGATCTTCAATATACTACGGACAGTCTCAGAAGCCAAGGTAATGGCGCTGGTCGAGACAAGAAGAGGTTGAACGACATTTTCTTCCCAAATATTCGTTATTGCCCCTTTGCGAACATTAATTCCTGCCATTACTTCACCCTGAGCATGCCTGTTGCGTAGCTCGGTGACAGTGGCGATTGAGTTAAGCCCTGCGTTCTCTGCTAAGGTTGACGGAATTACCTGCAaaatagaaagatgaaaatagcattattgaaaaatttgatgtacTTGTATCAGAGTTTCTCAATTATAACATTTACACAAACCTCAAGAGCGTTAGCAAACGCTCTGAAGCAGTAGGCGTCTGTGCCACCGATCGTCTGCGCATAAGCAGCAAGTTTGAGAGCTATTTCAGTTTCCGGTGCTCCGCCACCTGCAATAAGTGCTTTCTGTTTGACCAGACAACGAATTACGCACAATGCGTCGTGCAGAGATCGAGCAGCCTCTTCCAGCACCAGTTTATTGCTGCCTCTAACTAATACTGTAACTGTACGCCCCGGATTTTGGATTCCAGTGATCTGAAATGAAACCATGCAACACATGAGCACATCATTTTAACAAAAGTATCTATTATCACTGATTTAAATTAACTTTTGTGAATAGGCACAAAGAAGAGTCTTGACCAGAAAGCTTACCTTGACAAACTTCGAACTCCCAGTTTGAACCTCTTCGCAAAGTTCTGCATTCACTAGGTTCTCAGGTGTAAAATGATCGAGCGAGGCGATTGGCCTGCAGCCCAACGTCTTGCAAACGTAAGGAATGTCCTCTCGCTCGACGTCTTTTATGACCATTACTTTGATCTTGTCCAGGAAATGGATGGCAAGATCGCTCATAGCATCTCGAAGAATCGACTTTTGCACAAGAAGGACGTTGCAACCactcttttttatttgcttaaCAATATTCAAGATGTATGCACGCTCTTCTTTCAACACGCGGTCCATTGCAGAGTAGTCTGATACAATAACGTTGTGGTCCatctgtaaattattattcaatttgttCACTCTTATTTGAATGGTAGAACTATAATAGATTTAGCAAGGGATAGTCATCATTTGATAGCAATTAAAGATTGTCACAATTAAATTTCTTAGCTGATAAGACTTACGTCGGTCTTTGGTGGTGAAATGCAGAACTGAATGAGACCGATCTTAGCTTTCTCGATTCGTTTTGGCCCATTGACGTTACACGATTTTTGTGTGAACACTAATCCATCAATGAGTTCTGTGTCTTCAGTTGTACCACCGAGTTTCTTGATGACTTTGATGTCCTATCAACATAGTTTAGGAACCTTAGCAACCTGTTATTTAAATCAAACATCCAATTAAGATGTGTATGAAAATGAGTTACTTACTTTCAAGTCTACAGCAGCTTCCATTCCTGGTTCCGTAATTTTTAGAACGGCTGTTACAGCCAATGGAGCGAGAAGGCTTGACTGTTGAGAAACTACctaaaaattcgaaacaagATACAGATTAAAATCAAACTTGCAAGGGTCTTATTGCTTGTAGTTGATGCCAGCATAATGaagtgaattttgaaactaCCTTCGAGTTCAAAGAGGTTGCAGCACTCTTGATTAATGCCTCTCTGTCAGTTAATTCCACAGGGTGAGAAATtccttttaaaatttcaactgcCTTAAGAGCTGCCTTTTGGAAAGCATCGCTTATCGAAGTTGGGTGAATTCCTTTATGCAATAGCCGTTCAGCAGCCTCCAGTAGTGCACCAGCAACTATTACGACGCTCGTAGTGCCGTCTCCAGCTTCGATATCTTGAGCCCTCGATAATTCCACCAactgaacgagaaaaaaagctCGAGTTATTGCTCACGCAGTGTCTTTTGCAAACAGAAAGGTTTTTGATGGGATACATTCAACTAACCATTTTGGCTGCAGGATGTACcacattcatttgtttcaaaattgttgcACCATCA is a window from the Diprion similis isolate iyDipSimi1 chromosome 6, iyDipSimi1.1, whole genome shotgun sequence genome containing:
- the LOC124407579 gene encoding endothelin-converting enzyme 1-like isoform X3, encoding MRLIAATIFIQLPFLIRMDNLFPYVDYSTNPCDDFYTFACGNFQNVHPVPEGYSIWDGFIRLQKEVDERLKELLEKEKSVGDSKSFAKAQDMYTACIDTKIRDRRGISPILKLLEEIWPKNNKESTMCKITSADWRRMAKFVANYGVQFFFKLTIRTDVWNATRTSIYIEHDDLTLPTSLLRQPVRILDNDFSSRTDSTFIEYLTKIMIILRDFTQSDISDYEISVKARRINEFMTVLADSKELNYGRETAKTNIPNVGSTTLAKLQAWTDEVLDQFTDTINWRTYLQIAFKKSRVRVNNDTQIFITNRSLLRNLLIYAHETEKELLNDFVYSRLVTFLAPELSSELYNISMDFYIHRDYAPPGYPTWKYCLHKVLDFPKIGLSFAVAQKYRETYVSEERIKRAQEMIEKLRDALKELIDEAEWMDDFTKNYAIYKLKNILILTGSPDYLKTGSQVDQYYRKLKIYRWTQSPLIVNAYYNGINNRILFPISTMAEPFFSGSSGSFLDYARIGSLMAHELTHAFDSQGRLLDAEGSLKGWWSQSTEQVYATKTKCFIKQYNQYISGDSEATIDGRYTLSENIADNVGLRAAFRAFTKERNKLLTLYRWRRFNHFMSDKYFYLAFASIWCHIGATEHNDKHAPHKYRILGPIQNMKNFAETWQCDKRIDKSRTNVMNSWDRADKDICILW
- the LOC124407579 gene encoding endothelin-converting enzyme 1-like isoform X1 yields the protein MRLIAATIFIQLPFLIRMDNLFPYVDYSTNPCDDFYTFACGNFQNVHPVPEGYSIWDGFIRLQKEVDERLKELLEKEKSVGDSKSFAKAQDMYTACIDTKIRDRRGISPILKLLEEIWPKNNKESTMCKITSADWRRMAKFVANYGVQFFFKLTIRTDVWNATRTSIYIEHDDLTLPTSLLRQPVRILDNDFSSRTDSTFIEYLTKIMIILRDFTQSDISDYEISVKARRINEFMTVLADSKELNYGRETAKTNIPNVGSTTLAKLQAWTDEVLDQFTDTINWRTYLQIAFKKSRVRVNNDTQIFITNRSLLRNLLIYAHETEKELLNDFVYSRLVTFLAPELSSELYNISMDFYIHRDYAPPGYPTWKYCLHKVLDFPKIGLSFAVAQKYRETYVSEERIKRAQEMIEKLRDALKELIDEAEWMDDFTKNYAIYKLKNILILTGSPDYLKTGSQVDQYYRKLKIYKYDHFGNMNRLRSFSQWKNFAELRIYRNRNSWTQSPLIVNAYYNGINNRILFPISTMAEPFFSGSSGSFLDYARIGSLMAHELTHAFDSQGRLLDAEGSLKGWWSQSTEQVYATKTKCFIKQYNQYISGDSEATIDGRYTLSENIADNVGLRAAFRAFTKERNKLLTLYRWRRFNHFMSDKYFYLAFASIWCHIGATEHNDKHAPHKYRILGPIQNMKNFAETWQCDKRIDKSRTNVMNSWDRADKDICILW
- the LOC124407579 gene encoding endothelin-converting enzyme 1-like isoform X4 translates to MRLIAATIFIQLPFLIRMDNLFPYVDYSTNPCDDFYTFACGNFQNVHPVPEGYSIWDGFIRLQKEVDERLKELLEKEKSVGDSKSFAKAQDMYTACIDTKIRDRRGISPILKLLEEIWPKNNKESTMCKITSADWRRMAKFVANYGVQFFFKLTIRTDVWNATRTSIYIEHDDLTLPTSLLRQPVRILDNDFSSRTDSTFIEYLTKIMIILRDFTQSDISDYEISVKARRINEFMTVLADSKELNYGRETAKTNIPNVGSTTLAKLQAWTDEVLDQFTDTINWRTYLQIAFKKSRVRVNNDTQIFITNRSLLRNLLIYAHETEKELLNDFVYSRLVTFLAPELSSELYNISMDFYIHRDYAPPGYPTWKYCLHKVLDFPKIGLSFAVAQKYRETYVSEERIKRAQEMIEKLRDALKELIDEAEWMDDFTKNYAIYKLKNILILTGSPDYLKTGSQVDQYYRKLKIYKYDHFGNMNRLRSFSQWKNFAELRIYRNRNSWTQSPLIVNAYYNGINNRILFPISTMAEPFFSGSSGSFLDYARIGSLMAHELTHAFDSQGRLLDAEGSLKGWWSQSTEQVYATKTKCFIKQYNQYISGDSEATTADTRYPKILLTMLD
- the LOC124407579 gene encoding endothelin-converting enzyme 1-like isoform X2 — its product is MDNLFPYVDYSTNPCDDFYTFACGNFQNVHPVPEGYSIWDGFIRLQKEVDERLKELLEKEKSVGDSKSFAKAQDMYTACIDTKIRDRRGISPILKLLEEIWPKNNKESTMCKITSADWRRMAKFVANYGVQFFFKLTIRTDVWNATRTSIYIEHDDLTLPTSLLRQPVRILDNDFSSRTDSTFIEYLTKIMIILRDFTQSDISDYEISVKARRINEFMTVLADSKELNYGRETAKTNIPNVGSTTLAKLQAWTDEVLDQFTDTINWRTYLQIAFKKSRVRVNNDTQIFITNRSLLRNLLIYAHETEKELLNDFVYSRLVTFLAPELSSELYNISMDFYIHRDYAPPGYPTWKYCLHKVLDFPKIGLSFAVAQKYRETYVSEERIKRAQEMIEKLRDALKELIDEAEWMDDFTKNYAIYKLKNILILTGSPDYLKTGSQVDQYYRKLKIYKYDHFGNMNRLRSFSQWKNFAELRIYRNRNSWTQSPLIVNAYYNGINNRILFPISTMAEPFFSGSSGSFLDYARIGSLMAHELTHAFDSQGRLLDAEGSLKGWWSQSTEQVYATKTKCFIKQYNQYISGDSEATIDGRYTLSENIADNVGLRAAFRAFTKERNKLLTLYRWRRFNHFMSDKYFYLAFASIWCHIGATEHNDKHAPHKYRILGPIQNMKNFAETWQCDKRIDKSRTNVMNSWDRADKDICILW
- the LOC124407590 gene encoding T-complex protein 1 subunit delta codes for the protein MTGITAAGDGRRALGQAYKDKSKPADIRASNINAAKAVSDAIRTSLGPRGMDKMIQAGNGEVTITNDGATILKQMNVVHPAAKMLVELSRAQDIEAGDGTTSVVIVAGALLEAAERLLHKGIHPTSISDAFQKAALKAVEILKGISHPVELTDREALIKSAATSLNSKVVSQQSSLLAPLAVTAVLKITEPGMEAAVDLKDIKVIKKLGGTTEDTELIDGLVFTQKSCNVNGPKRIEKAKIGLIQFCISPPKTDMDHNVIVSDYSAMDRVLKEERAYILNIVKQIKKSGCNVLLVQKSILRDAMSDLAIHFLDKIKVMVIKDVEREDIPYVCKTLGCRPIASLDHFTPENLVNAELCEEVQTGSSKFVKITGIQNPGRTVTVLVRGSNKLVLEEAARSLHDALCVIRCLVKQKALIAGGGAPETEIALKLAAYAQTIGGTDAYCFRAFANALEVIPSTLAENAGLNSIATVTELRNRHAQGEVMAGINVRKGAITNIWEENVVQPLLVSTSAITLASETVRSILKIDDIINTMQ